The following DNA comes from Agromyces mangrovi.
TCAACGGCGAGGAGGGCGCGACGCGCACCGACTACGAGGCCTCCGAGGACGACGAGGTGATCCTCTCCGGCGTCACCGCCGAGGACGGCGGCATGGGCTACTTCGGCCTGAGCTACGTCGAGGAGAACCCCGATCGAGTGATGGCGCTCGAGGTCGACTCCGGTGACGGCTGCGTGGCGCCGACGGTGGAGACCGTGCAGGACGGCTTGTACGCGCCGCTCGGGCGGCCGCTGTTCATCTACGTGAACAACGCGTCCTACGCCGAGCAGCCGCAGGTCGAGGCGTTCGTCGACTTCTACGTGGACAACGCCGACGAGATCGCCGAGCGCGCGCTGATCGTGCCGCTCACCGACGAGCAGACCGAGCTCGCCGAGGAGGAGCTCGCGAGCGTCACGGGCTGAGGCGCAGGCTCAGCTCCAGAGTCGCTCGAACCACTCGAACAGCCAGAACAGCCCCACGGCGCCCGCGGCGACGCCGACCGTCGAGGTGGTCACCGCCCGTCGCCGTCGCAGGCGCGCGCCGCCGGGCGCGACCCGGTCGTGGTCGAGCCGCGAGGTGATAGCCGGCTGCGGGGCATCCGTCACCGGTACCGGCTCGACCACCCGGTCGTCGGCGTACCGGCTCGACCTCCCCGCCAGGCGTTCGCCGACCACCGACCTGATGCGGTGGAGCCGCCGCCATGTTTCCGGATCGGTCGGGTCGAACGGCTTCACCGAGTACACGTACAGCCAGTCGTCGACGACCTCCACGTCGTAGGCGGAGGTCTCATCGATGAGCAGCGCCATCACGTCGGGCGTGAAGAGGTAGAGCGCGTCGGTCTCGTACTCGCGCGGGCAGTAGAGCGCGAAGTGACGGTCGAAGTCACCCTCGAGCGAGAGGCGCTGGTCCTTCGCGAAGCCGATCGGCAGTTTCGAGACGCCGAAGGCGCCGTCGTTGCGGGTCGCATCGAGCAGCAGGTGGGGGAGCCGGCGGTCGAGCCGCACGGCGAGGTAGCCCCAGCGGTGCACGATCGGGTCGCGTTTGCGCGACGTCCGCTCCTCGTACACCCGCGTGCCGACCTCGACTTCGCGCTGACCGGGCTCGTCGGGCACGAACCGGAACACGTCCTCGTCGCGGCGGGCGGATCCGACGTGGAAGACGATCCCCTCGTGGCGGCGCCCGTCGATGCGGGATTCGTAGTCGAATCCGTTGGCGCGTGCGAACGAGACGAGCCGGGCGTACCGCTCGCGCCGTCGGTGCTGCAGTTGCAGCCAGCCGAGCCAGGCCACGGTGATCAGCGCGGCGACGACGAGGAACACCACGACGCCGAATGCCCGCGACCCGAGCACGGATGCGACGAGCGAGGACGCGAACCCGCCGAACGCGACCACGGCCACGAGACCGAAGACCGCGATCGGCACGAGTGCCTTCACCTGCGGTGAGCGCAGCACCTCGCCGAGCGTCGGCACCGGTGCGAACGCGTGCGCCTCCTGCATGGCCTCGGCGCTCACGGGCTCGAGCAGCGGGCGGACGTCGGGCTCCCTCACTCGCACGATGCTAGTGAGCGAACTGTGCCTCGCGCACTGCTACGCCGCGGGGTCGATGGTGCGGTCGGCGGCCCAGGGTGGTTCGGGGTCGTCGTCGATCTCGGTGCCGGCAGGCGCGGGCGCGGCAGACTCGTGTGCGACAGGCGCGGGGGCGGGTGCCTCGGGTGGCGGTTTCTCGCGGAAGGGTGATTCGGCGCTGGTGAGGTATTCGCGGCCTGCGGGGAGACCCAGAGGAGTTCGCCGTCGGATTCTTGGGTGACGCGCCATGCGGTCTTGTGCTTGAGGCGGTGGTGCTTGCGGCAGAGGTGGGCGATGTTGTCGTGGCGGGTGTCGCCGGCGCGGGCCCAGTCGACCGTGTGGTCGAGGTCGCAGCGTTGCGCGCGGCGGGAGCAGCCGGGGAAGCGGCAGCCGCCGTCGCGGACGCGCAGGTAGCCGGTGAGGTCGGCGGGCACCCGGTAGGTGGTGCGACCGTAGGAGAGGTAGGCGCCGGTCTCGGGGTGGGTGAGGATGCGGTGGAATGACGGGGCGTGCGCGGCGATGCGGCGTGCGGTGTCGGCGTCGATCGGGCCGTAGCCGTCGAGTTCGGCGGGTTCGTCGCTCGCGCCGAGGAGGGTCATGACGGGCACGGTGACGTAGACCTTCGGGGTGACCGCGCCGAGCGGTGAGGCGGGCGGTGCGAGCGGGGACCCAGTGGGTGCGTCGTGCAGCCAGCCGCCGAGGAGGAGGTCGGCTGCGGCGTCGGTGCGGCGCTGCATGGGCGTGCGCACATCGCCTGCCTCGTCGTCGGATCCGGTGACGTCGGCGAACGTGTCGAGCCGGGACATGATCGCGACCCCACGCTCGGCTTCGAGGTGGATGCTGAGCCAGGCCATGCCGTCTGGGGCGGGGTCGAGCCCGACGCACCGTTCGGCGCGTGCGACCTCGTGCCGTTCGATCGGCTCGACGGGGTGCATGCGCTCGCGCAGCTTTCGGGCGCGCCGCCGGAACGCGGACGGGGTGTCGCCGGCACCTTGTTCGAGGGCTTCGCGTTCGAACTCGGGCTGCGTCTCGGCGGGCAGTTGGCTGGCGAACTCGAGCAGGGTGCGCACGCGGCCGAGGCACATCGACCCGTCGGAGAGGGTCTGCAGGGTCGAGGCGAACCGGCCGGTCAGCTGTTCGGCGTCGCCGACCATGCGCCCCGCGGTGCGCTCGTGCACGGACAGCGACGTGGCGAGCTCGGCGATGAACGCCCGGGTGGCGAGCTCCCGATGCGTGAACGTGCTCAGCTCGTCGACGCCCTCGACGTCGGCGGCGAGCTCACGCGCGCGAGCCACGCGCCGCAGCTGCTCGGCCTGCGCCGCGCGGATCGACCGGTCGAGTTCGGTGATCGCCGCCAGCTCGGCATCGAGTGCCGTACGCGGGTCGGTGATCGCGGAGAGCTCCACGGGCCAGTGCTCCCAGGTCGAAGGCGAGATTCGAACGGATGTTCGATTCTATCGGCAGAAACACAGGATGATCAAGGGTTTGTGCGAAGGAAGGCGGAAGAATCCGGCTCACCACAGGATGGCCAGCCCGGAATGCGCACCGCGCTCCCGATGTTCCCGTGAGCATGCAGGCGATCGTCTACTCCCGTCCCGGTGACTCCTCCGTGCTCTCGCTCGTTGAGCGGCCGCTGCCCGTTCCCGCCGCGGGGGAGGTGCGCGTGCGCATCGCGGTCTCGGGCGTCAACCCCACGGACTGGAAGGCCCGCGCGAGCAACCCGACCGTGCCCGGCGAGATCGTGCCGAACCAGGACGGCGCGGGCGTGGTGGACGCCGTCGGCGCCGACGTCGCCGGCCTCGCGGTCGGGGACCGCGTGTGGATCTACATGGCCGCCCACGGGCGCCCGACCGGCACGGCCCAGGAGTACACCGTCGTTCCCGCGGAACGCGTCGTCCCCCTGCCCGCCGACGCGAGCTTCGCGCTCGGGGCCAGCCTCGGCGTTCCCGCGATGACGGCGCACCGGGCGCTGACGGTGCACGAGTTCGGCCCCGCACGACTCGCGCCGGGCGCGCTCACGGGCCGCGTCGTGCTCGTCGCGGGCGGCGCCGGCGCCGTGGGGCACGCCGCCATCCAGCTCGCGCACTGGGCGGGAGCGCTCGTCATCGCGACGGTGAGTTCGCCCGAGAAGGCGGCACTCGCGACCGCCGCCGGCGCCGACCACACGATCGAGTACACGACGGAGGACGTCGCGTCGCGGATCCGCGAGGTCGCTCCCGACGGGGTCGACCAGATCGTCGAGGTCTCCCTCGCGGCGAATGCCGAACTGGACGCCGAGATTGCCGCCAACCACGCCTCGGTCGCGTACTACGCCGACGACGGCGGCTCCGGCTTCACGATGCCGATCCGCCCGAGCTTCGCGAAGAACGTCCGCGTCCAGGGGCTCCTGCTCTACACGGTCGGCCAGGCCGCGCTGGATGCCGCCGCCGAAGACGTCGCCGCCGCCGTCCGCGACGGCGCGCTGCCCGTCGGCGCGGACGCGGGCCTGCCGCTGCACGACTATCCGCTCGCACGGACCGCCGCAGCTCACGACGCCGTCGAGAAGGCCGCCGTCGGCAAGGTCCTCATCCACGTCGCCGAACTCTGACACCGCCCCGAGCCGCCCGCCCCGCGCGTTCACCGTCACCAGCCGCCTCTGGTAAGATCTTCAGGTTGCCGTCATGACGGCCGCGGACAAAGAGCGCTCGGGCATCCGGCCCGGAGCACCGCGCAACGAGTAGGAAGGGGATCCCTCTATGGCACTGGATGCAGAGACCAAGAAGGCGATCATCGACGAGTACGCGACCCACCCCGGTGACACTGGATCCCCCGAGGTCCAGATCGCGATCCTCAGCACCCGCATCAAGGACCTCACCGAGCACCTCAAGGAGCACAAGCACGACCACCACTCGCGTCGTGGCCTGCTCCTCCTGGTCGGTCAGCGTCGTCGTCTGCTCGGCTACCTCGCCGACGTCGACATCGACCGCTACCGTGCGCTCATCGGGCGTCTCGGGCTGCGCCGCTAGTCGTCGGCGACACCGCGAACTTCTTCACGACGGCCTCCGCCCACCGGCGGGGGCCGTCGTCGTCTCCCAGAAAATCACGACCACCGCACCCACCAGTAGGAGCACCGTGCGCGCATCACGCGGACTCGCCGGCATCGTCGTCGGCCTCGCCGCCGGCCTCGCGTTCGGCGCGGGCGGCGCCGTCGTCAAGCCGCTGCTCGAGGCCGGCTGGTCGCCCGGTGCCGCGGTCTTCGCGCGCATCGTGGTCGCGGCCGTCGCGCTCGCGATCCCCGGGCTCGCGGCGATGCGGTGGAGCATCCGCCCGCTTCTCTCGGCCTGGCGCACGGTGCTCGCGTTCGCGATCCTCGGCGTCGTGCTCACCCAGGTCGCGTTCTACGCGGCCATCGAGCGCATCCCGGTGAGCCTGGGCCTGCTCATCGAGTACCTCGCGCCCGTCGCCCTCGTGCTGCTCGCCTGGATCCGCCTGCGCCGCGCCCCGCAACGCGTCGTCATCGCCGGCTCGATCGTCGCGATCGCGGGCCTCGTGCTCGTCATCGGACCCGGCGGCGGCGACCTCGACCCCGTCGGGCTCCTGCTCGCGGGCCTCGCGATGGTCGGCATGTGCGTGTACTACGTGCTCGGTGATCGAGCGGATGCCTCGCTGCCGCCGCTCGCCCTCGCGGCGTCCGGCTTCGTGGTCGGCGCGGTCGTGCTGGGGCTCGTCGGCCTCACCGGCATCCTGCCGTTCGAGTTCGCCTTCGTCGACGACGTCGTCTTCCTCGGCGGCACCGCGCCCTGGTACGTGCCCGTGCTCGTCGTCGGACTCGTCTCGACCGCGTTCGCGTATGCGGCCGGCATCACCGCGATCCGCATGCTCGGCACGCGCCTGGCGTCGTTCCTCGGGCTGTCCGAGGTGATCTTCGCCGCGATCGTCGCGTGGATGGTGCTCGGCGAGGTCATCACGCCGCTCCAGATGCTCGGCGGCGTGCTCATCCTCGCCGGCATCGTGCTCGTGCGGCAGGAGCGCGACGACCGCAGCGGACTCGACGAGGTGCCCGGTGCGGAGCCGGTGCCACTGCCGAGCGACGCGACGGCCGAGCCGCCTCGCGACGACGTCCGAGGCGACACCTAGACTCGGGCTCATGCGCGTCGGCATCGTCATCCTCCGCAGTTCGACTGGCCGGAGGCGGCCCGCTTCTGGCGCGGCGCCGAGGAGCGCGGCTTCGACCACGCCTGGACCTACGACCACCTCTCCTGGCGCTCGCTCGCCGGCGAGCGCTGGCACGCCACGATCCCGACGCTCACCGCCGCGGCGATGGTCACCGAGCGCATCCGCCTCGGCACGTTCGTCGCGAGCCCGAACTACCGCCATCCGGTGCCGTTCGCGAAGGACGTCGCGACGCTCGACCAGATCTCCGGCGGCCGCGTGCTGCTCGGCCTCGGCTCGGGCGGCACGGGCTTCGACGCGCACGTGATGGGCCAGCACGAGCTGACCCCGCGTGAGCGCGTCGACCGGTTCGCCGACTTCACGGCGACCCTCGACGAGCTGCTGCGGTTCGAGGGGCAGCGGGGCGAGGGGCGAGCGGATGCCTCGAGCGGCATCTCTCACGACGGCCCCTGGTACACCGCGCGAGACGCTCGTATGGTCGGCGAGCCTTCACAAGCCCCTCGCATGCCGTTCGTCGTGGCCGCGAACGGACCGCGCGCCATGCGCATCGCCGTGACGCACGGGCAGGGCTGGGTCACGACCGGGCCGTACGTCGGCGCGAACGATGCGGACTGGTGGCGTGCGGTCGGCGACCTCTCGGCGCGCCTCGACGACGCCTGCGAGGCGGCCGGACGCGACCCGCGCAGCATCGAGCGCCACCTCAGCCTCGACCGCGACGCGTCGTACGCCATGCGCAGCGTCGACGCGTTCGAGGAGGCCGTCGGCCTCGCCCGCGAACGCGGGTTCACCGACGTCATCACGCACTGGCCCCGCACCTCGGGCATCCACACGGGCGACGAGCGCGTGCTCGACGAGGTCGCGTCACGGCTGGATGCGATCCGCGCGGACTGAGTCGCCGCGGATCGCAGCTAACGTTGACCCCATGCCCTTCGACTCGCTCGACGACTACATCCGCATCCCGAGAGTCGAGGCACTCGCCCTCTCGCCCGACGGCGCCCGTGCGGTGCTCACGATCGCCACGCTGTCGAAGGACGGCACCGCGTACGAGAAGGCGCTCTGGAGCGTGCCCGCGGACGGCTCGGGCGCCCCGACCCGCCTGACCCGCTCCGCGAAGGGCGAGGCCGGCGCTGCGTTCACCGGCACCGGCGACCTGCTGTTCGTCTCGGCCCGCCCCGATGCCGAGGCCGACGGCGACGACGAGGCCGCGCAGCTCTGGCTGCTGCCCGCCTCGGGCGGCGACGCACGGCCGATCACCCGCCTCGCGGGCGGCGTGGCGGGCATCGGCGCCGTCTCCGAGGCATCCGCTCGTGTCGTGATCAACGCCGAACTCCTGCCCACGCCCGCCGATCTCGAGGCCGAGGCCGCCCTCCGCGGCCGCCGCAAGAAGGCCAAGGTCGCCGCGATCCTGCACGACTCGTACCCCGTGCGCTTCTGGGACCACGACCTCGGCCCCGCCGAGCCGCACCTGCTCGCGCTCGACCTCGGCGACCTCGCCGACGAACTGCCGACGACGGATGCCCCGGGCGACGAGTCCGACGACGACGCGACGACCCCGTATCCGGCCAGCCTGCCCCGCCCGTTCGACCTGACGCCCCGGCCCGGCCGCGAGGCCGACTCCGCCGGCACCGCGGTGACGCCCGACGGCGCGACCGTGATCGCGTCGCTCCGCGTGCCCGGCCCGCAGGAGGGCCGCCGCATCCTCGTGGCGATCGACGCCGCGACCGGCGAGCGCCGCACGCTCGTCGACCTGCCCGACGTCGACGCGGCCGGTCCGGTGATCAGCCACGACGGCACGACGCTCGTGCACGTGCGCCAGGCGAAGGCGTCGCCCGCGGGCCCGACCGATGTCGAGATCTGGGTCAGCGACCTCGACGGGCAGGGTGCCCGGCGCATCGCCGAGGGCTGGGACCGCTGGGCCACCTCGCTCGCGTTCGCCGACGACGACGCATCGCTCATCGCGACCGCCGACTCCGACGGCCGCGCGCCGGTCTTCCGCATCCCGCTCGACGGCTCCGCGCCCGAGCAGCTCACCCACGACGACTTCGCGTACACCGACGTGCGCGTCGTGCCCGGCTCCGCCGACCTCGTCGCGCTGCGCTCGACCTGGATCATCGCGCCCCACCCCGTGCGCATCGGCGCCGACGGCACGATCACGCCGCTCGCGAGCCCGGCGCCGGCCACCGCGGCATCCGCCCGCATCGAAGACGTCGCGACCACGGCCGCCGACGGCACCCGCGTGCGTGGCTGGCTCGTGCTGCCCGAGGGCGCCTCCGACGCGGAGCCCGCGCCGCTCCTGCTGTGGATCCACGGTGGGCCCGTCGCGAGCTTCAACGCGTGGAGCTGGCGGTGGAACCCGCTGCTCGCCGCCGCCCGCGGCTACGCCGTGCTGCTGCCCGACCCGGGCCTGTCGACCGGCTACGGCCTCGACTTCGTCGGCCGCGGGTGGAACGCGTGGGGCGACGAGCCGTACACCGACCTCATGTCGATCACCGACGCGGTCGAGGCGCGGGCCGACATCGACGAGACCCGCACCGCGGCGATGGGCGGCTCGTTCGGCGGGTACATGGCGAACTGGGTCGCCGGGCACACCGACCGGTTCCGTGCGATCGTCACGCACGCGAGCCTGTGGGCGCTCGACCAGTTCGCCGGCACGACCGATATGACCGCGTACTGGACCCGCATCTTCACGCCCGAGGCGATGGCGGAGCACTCGCCGCACCGGCACCTCGCGAGCATCCGCACTCCGCTGCTCGTGATCCACGGCGACAAGGACTATCGCGTGCCGATCGGGGAGGGGCTGCGACTCTGGTCCGACCTGGCCGCCGCGCACGCCGCCGACGACGGCACGACCGTGCACCGCTACCTGACCTTCCCCGACGAGAACCACTGGATCCTGAAGCCGCAGAACGCCGTCATCTGGTACGAGACGATCTTCGCCTTCCTCGACC
Coding sequences within:
- a CDS encoding HNH endonuclease signature motif containing protein, with protein sequence MELSAITDPRTALDAELAAITELDRSIRAAQAEQLRRVARARELAADVEGVDELSTFTHRELATRAFIAELATSLSVHERTAGRMVGDAEQLTGRFASTLQTLSDGSMCLGRVRTLLEFASQLPAETQPEFEREALEQGAGDTPSAFRRRARKLRERMHPVEPIERHEVARAERCVGLDPAPDGMAWLSIHLEAERGVAIMSRLDTFADVTGSDDEAGDVRTPMQRRTDAAADLLLGGWLHDAPTGSPLAPPASPLGAVTPKVYVTVPVMTLLGASDEPAELDGYGPIDADTARRIAAHAPSFHRILTHPETGAYLSYGRTTYRVPADLTGYLRVRDGGCRFPGCSRRAQRCDLDHTVDWARAGDTRHDNIAHLCRKHHRLKHKTAWRVTQESDGELLWVSPQAANTSPAPNHPSARNRHPRHPPPRLSHTSLPRPRLPAPRSTTTPNHPGPPTAPSTPRRSSARGTVRSLASCE
- a CDS encoding NADPH:quinone reductase, with protein sequence MQAIVYSRPGDSSVLSLVERPLPVPAAGEVRVRIAVSGVNPTDWKARASNPTVPGEIVPNQDGAGVVDAVGADVAGLAVGDRVWIYMAAHGRPTGTAQEYTVVPAERVVPLPADASFALGASLGVPAMTAHRALTVHEFGPARLAPGALTGRVVLVAGGAGAVGHAAIQLAHWAGALVIATVSSPEKAALATAAGADHTIEYTTEDVASRIREVAPDGVDQIVEVSLAANAELDAEIAANHASVAYYADDGGSGFTMPIRPSFAKNVRVQGLLLYTVGQAALDAAAEDVAAAVRDGALPVGADAGLPLHDYPLARTAAAHDAVEKAAVGKVLIHVAEL
- the rpsO gene encoding 30S ribosomal protein S15: MALDAETKKAIIDEYATHPGDTGSPEVQIAILSTRIKDLTEHLKEHKHDHHSRRGLLLLVGQRRRLLGYLADVDIDRYRALIGRLGLRR
- a CDS encoding EamA family transporter; its protein translation is MRASRGLAGIVVGLAAGLAFGAGGAVVKPLLEAGWSPGAAVFARIVVAAVALAIPGLAAMRWSIRPLLSAWRTVLAFAILGVVLTQVAFYAAIERIPVSLGLLIEYLAPVALVLLAWIRLRRAPQRVVIAGSIVAIAGLVLVIGPGGGDLDPVGLLLAGLAMVGMCVYYVLGDRADASLPPLALAASGFVVGAVVLGLVGLTGILPFEFAFVDDVVFLGGTAPWYVPVLVVGLVSTAFAYAAGITAIRMLGTRLASFLGLSEVIFAAIVAWMVLGEVITPLQMLGGVLILAGIVLVRQERDDRSGLDEVPGAEPVPLPSDATAEPPRDDVRGDT
- a CDS encoding S9 family peptidase, whose amino-acid sequence is MPFDSLDDYIRIPRVEALALSPDGARAVLTIATLSKDGTAYEKALWSVPADGSGAPTRLTRSAKGEAGAAFTGTGDLLFVSARPDAEADGDDEAAQLWLLPASGGDARPITRLAGGVAGIGAVSEASARVVINAELLPTPADLEAEAALRGRRKKAKVAAILHDSYPVRFWDHDLGPAEPHLLALDLGDLADELPTTDAPGDESDDDATTPYPASLPRPFDLTPRPGREADSAGTAVTPDGATVIASLRVPGPQEGRRILVAIDAATGERRTLVDLPDVDAAGPVISHDGTTLVHVRQAKASPAGPTDVEIWVSDLDGQGARRIAEGWDRWATSLAFADDDASLIATADSDGRAPVFRIPLDGSAPEQLTHDDFAYTDVRVVPGSADLVALRSTWIIAPHPVRIGADGTITPLASPAPATAASARIEDVATTAADGTRVRGWLVLPEGASDAEPAPLLLWIHGGPVASFNAWSWRWNPLLAAARGYAVLLPDPGLSTGYGLDFVGRGWNAWGDEPYTDLMSITDAVEARADIDETRTAAMGGSFGGYMANWVAGHTDRFRAIVTHASLWALDQFAGTTDMTAYWTRIFTPEAMAEHSPHRHLASIRTPLLVIHGDKDYRVPIGEGLRLWSDLAAAHAADDGTTVHRYLTFPDENHWILKPQNAVIWYETIFAFLDQHVHGATFQRPELLG